AGGAGGATGGGGTATTTTATCTGGATCTGGTGCCTACAATGCCTCAAGTGATGCTACCCTCTTTTCGAGCTCACTACCTGTTCTTCCACATCCGAAGTGTATGTGTGAGCTATTGTATTAAGATTTTTAATGTCCAGATTTAGAAGGGAATGCCTCATTCTATTTTTGCATATGTGCAGTGAATGTGAATGGTACTGAACATGGCTATCAATCTATTTATGATCTTTCATCTGGCTTACAAAAACTCCACCAAACTTTGGAGGATAATGATCCGCTTGAAGAAATTGAAACTCATGCAATTGGAAGCTCGCTTCCTGGCGATGAGGAGGAGCTATTAGCTGGTACAGCAGATGATCTTGACCTCAGCGGGTTGCCTGGTTCACTGGAAGACTTGGAAGATTATGATCTATTTGGTAGTGGAGGCGGCATGGAATTGGAAACTGATGCACAGGAGAGCCTGAGAATAGGCATGTCAAAAGTAAGTATAGCTGACAGTTCTACTGGGAATGGGATGGCTCAATATGCCCTTCCAAATGGTGTGGGAGCTGTTGCTGGAGAACATCCATATGGAGAGCATCCTTCCAGAACATTGTTTGTGCGAAATATCAATAGTAATGTCGAGGATTCAGAACTGAGAACACTTTTTGAGGTAGTTTAATCAAGGCAAAACTCCTTGTGTTCATGTTCATACCAGTAATACCCATATCCTTTGTTCGGTTTTCTAATCCCCTCTTGAGAAATTGTAATGGATTCTATTACACACCCAATTGATTTTAGCATAAATCTTTCACTCTCTGAGCATAAGATGCACTTACTGATTTTAAACTGTGAATAGGAGCAAtgtattaatttgtttttggatgatCTGAAGTACTGACGTTATCTGGCATGTTCTTTCCGTGCACAAAAGGAAACTTGTAACTATCacctcatctttttttttcttttcatttctaaTGATTTGGTTCCATTTCAGTTATTCTGCTAGATGACCATAGCCACCAgtttttatttctcatattgATGTACAGGTTTTACTTATCATACATTTGTACACGTTTTGCCTCTTACTCATAGGGCATTGTGTATTTGAATCCCAGAACAGttgtttaaataataaaatctgaTGCATCATCTGACACCATAAAGTTTGGAAGATCCAGCTCGTAATTTGTGTTTTCATTTCTCTATTTTGTAGCAATACGGGGATATTAGAACGCTGTACACTGCGTGTAAACATAGGGGCTTTGTGATGATATCTTATTATGATATTCGTGCTGCTCGAACTGCTATGCGCACATTACAAAACAAGCCTCTGCGACGGAGGAAACTTGATATTCACTTCTCAATTCCAAAGGTCAAAACAACTTTCCAGTACTAAATTAGTTGTTCCTTGACATTCATTTGTATAtgtgaaaatatataaattacaaTATTTGCATTCTTTCTCATGCAACACCAGGATAATCCATCAGAGAAGGATATTAATCAAGGAACTTTGGTAGTTTTCAATTTGGATCCATCGGTTTCAAATGAAGACCTCCGTCAAATATTTGGGGCTTATGGCGAGGTCAAAGAGGTGATGATTGTATCTTGCTTCACCCCCTCTATTTCTTACTTTGTGTTTATTTACTTTTGAAAGTATGAGGCGGTTAACTTTTGTTTCTGGTGTTCATTGTACAAAGCAGATAAGGGAAACACCACACAAGAGGCATCATAAATTTATTGAGTATTATGATGTTAGAGCTGCAGAAGCAGCCCTTAAGTCGTTAAATAGGAGTGACATAGCTGGTAAACGCATAAAGCTTGAACCCAGTCGACCTGGTGGAGCTCGTCGAAAGTGAGTTGACAATATAAATGTTTTGATTTCTTGCTTTGTGATTATTTATTGTGATCTGTTTCTATTTGGTTTCTTGGATTTTGGTTTGTTTAATTgtgtttgaagtttgaaccaaCTGTTGGTGTCTTTAATTGATTGTATCCTCTACCTTTTAGCTTGATGCTGCAACTGAATCAAGACCCTGAACAAGATGAATCTCAGAGTTTTCGACATCCAGTGGGTTCCCCGATAACCATCTCTCCACCAGGTAACTTCTCATTTGAGATAAATTTTATCACTTGTGAACATATAAGGCTTCAACAAGTAAATATTTTCTGTTATTGcatttttcttgcaaaatgaGGTCAATGCAAAAAATTCTTCATAGGTAACTGGGCTCAGTTTCACAACCCAATGGAACATAGTCCTGTACGGAGTATTAGTAAATCTCCTGGTTTCGGGACAATTAGTCCAACAAACAGCAACCATTTGTCTGGATTAGCGTCAATTCTGCATCCCCAGACATCAAACACTGTGAAGGTTGCACCCATTGGCAATAACCATGGAAGGGGGAGTCATGCTGATCATATATTTTCCAATACAAACTCATCCCACGGATCTGCATTTCAACAATCCCACTCATTTCCAGATAACTCAACCCATTTCCAAGGATCCATGCCCTCGTTCAGTCCTTCAACCTCAAGTGGATCTCATGTGGAAACATTATCAGGCCCGCAATTCCTTTGGGGGAGTCCGACTCCTTACTCAGAAAACACCAACTCTTCAGCTTGGCATCACCAATCAGTGGGACATCAACTTACATCCAATGGGAAGGGGCATGCCTTTCCATTCTCAGGTCATAATGGCTCTTTGCTCAGCTCTTCccatcgtcatcatcatcatcatcatgttGGATCTGCCCCATCTGGTGTTCATTTAGACAGCCGCTTTAATTACTTTCCAGAGTCACCAGAAACATCTTTTTTGGGTCCCGCTGCCTATGGAGGCATGAGTTTGGGCCCCAGTCGTGGAAATTTTATGATTAACATGGGTGCTCGTGCTTCAAGAAATAGTGGCATATCCATGCTGGGAAACATGTCTGAAAGTAG
This genomic stretch from Pyrus communis chromosome 2, drPyrComm1.1, whole genome shotgun sequence harbors:
- the LOC137723678 gene encoding protein MEI2-like 3, translated to MNQSLNFSSSGSTEVPMVGIPEEVGRGGWGILSGSGAYNASSDATLFSSSLPVLPHPKLNVNGTEHGYQSIYDLSSGLQKLHQTLEDNDPLEEIETHAIGSSLPGDEEELLAGTADDLDLSGLPGSLEDLEDYDLFGSGGGMELETDAQESLRIGMSKVSIADSSTGNGMAQYALPNGVGAVAGEHPYGEHPSRTLFVRNINSNVEDSELRTLFEQYGDIRTLYTACKHRGFVMISYYDIRAARTAMRTLQNKPLRRRKLDIHFSIPKDNPSEKDINQGTLVVFNLDPSVSNEDLRQIFGAYGEVKEIRETPHKRHHKFIEYYDVRAAEAALKSLNRSDIAGKRIKLEPSRPGGARRNLMLQLNQDPEQDESQSFRHPVGSPITISPPGNWAQFHNPMEHSPVRSISKSPGFGTISPTNSNHLSGLASILHPQTSNTVKVAPIGNNHGRGSHADHIFSNTNSSHGSAFQQSHSFPDNSTHFQGSMPSFSPSTSSGSHVETLSGPQFLWGSPTPYSENTNSSAWHHQSVGHQLTSNGKGHAFPFSGHNGSLLSSSHRHHHHHHVGSAPSGVHLDSRFNYFPESPETSFLGPAAYGGMSLGPSRGNFMINMGARASRNSGISMLGNMSESSSSSFKMVGSPKLSPVFLGNGPYAGLPPTSIDGLIERGRSRRMENNGTQIDSKKQFQLDLDKIVSGEDTRTTLMIKNIPNKYTSKMLLAAIDENHRGTFDFLYLPIDFKNKCNVGYAFINMLSPSHIIPFYEAFNGKKWEKFNSEKVASLAYARIQGKVALVAHFQNSSLMNEDKRCRPILFHSEGSEAGDQIIQEHLPSNNLDIQVGQEKELDSDSSGNPERGFDEKPDKS